In the genome of Fundidesulfovibrio soli, one region contains:
- the nifJ gene encoding pyruvate:ferredoxin (flavodoxin) oxidoreductase, translated as MAQKIIKTVDGNTATSWVAYALSECAAIYPITPSSNMGEMVDDWASQGMKNIFGQKVSVREMQSEAGAAGAVHGCLAAGALTSTYTCSQGLLLMIPNMYKISGELLPGVFHVSARAVAAHALSIFGDHQDVMACRQTGFAMLAGCSVQEAHDMALVAHLAAIESSVPFLHFFDGFRTSHEVQKIEVLPVEEIGKMVNQEKVAEFRARSMNPEHPQVRGTAQNPDIYFQGREAANKYYEAVPGIVKQVMKKVSAATGRSYGLFEYYGAPDADRVVVAMGSSCEAIKEVIDACKGEKIGLVTVRLYRPWNAEAFLEVLPKSAKTITVLDRTKEPGSLYEPLYLDVSTTLRDAGNDALLLGGRYGLGSKEFTPAMIKAVFDNMAAGKKKRFTVGINDDVSRISLDVPAFADTTPAGTVQCKFWGLGSDGTVGANKEAIKIIGDNTDMYAQGYFSYDSKKSGGITVSHLRFGSSPIRSTYLVNAADYVAVHKANYVQLYDVLEGIKEGGTFVLNSNWTLADMEAQLPAAFKRAVVAKKLKFYNIDAVKIAQSVGLGGRINMIMQTAFFKLSGVLPFEKAVELLKKSIQKAYGRKGEKIVQMNIDAVDQCVANLEEVKYPASWADAADAAKSAETAPDYITKVARPVLAQKGDALPVSLFDPAGVTPVGTSRFEKRGVAINVPVWIKENCIQCNQCAFVCPHSAIVSALVNDEEKMRAPATFETLPATGKELKGLGFRIQINTLDCYGCGNCADICPSKKKALEMVAIETQTAAEVPNFQFCETLAPKDDLMSRSSVKGSQFQTPLMEFSGACSGCGETPYVRVLTQMFGERMIIANATGCSSIWAGSAPTTPYCANKNGHGPAWGNSLFEDCAEFGFGIGFAVAQRRELLKSNIVAALAEPLSDDLKVAFTGWLDGYMDADKSALFAKQIKCLLASCSDKSAALKAIEADADMLVKKSVWCFGGDGWAYDIGFGGLDHVIASGEDVNILVMDTEVYSNTGGQASKATPTGAIAKFAAAGKRTRKKDLARIAMTYGNVYVASVSMGYNKQQLMKAFAEAEAYAGPSIIIAYAPCINQGIKRGMGKTQEEERLATASGYWPIFRYNPMLKAEGKNPLTIDSKTPDGTVADFIMGENRFAALDKMIPDTAKQLRATLESDVIDRWVQLCSLAGVDSGIEAAKAADAAAVATGFEGCTLSSTAEHTGGDGEPCDDGRAGK; from the coding sequence ATGGCACAGAAAATCATCAAAACCGTGGACGGCAACACCGCCACCTCGTGGGTGGCCTACGCCCTGTCCGAGTGTGCGGCCATCTACCCCATCACGCCCTCCTCCAACATGGGCGAAATGGTGGACGATTGGGCCTCCCAGGGAATGAAGAACATCTTCGGCCAGAAGGTCTCCGTTCGTGAGATGCAGTCCGAGGCCGGCGCCGCCGGCGCCGTGCACGGCTGCCTGGCCGCCGGCGCGCTCACCAGCACCTACACCTGCTCGCAGGGCCTGCTGCTGATGATCCCCAACATGTACAAGATCTCCGGCGAGCTGCTGCCCGGCGTGTTCCACGTGTCCGCCCGCGCCGTCGCCGCCCACGCCCTCTCCATCTTCGGCGACCACCAGGACGTCATGGCCTGCCGCCAGACCGGCTTCGCCATGCTGGCCGGCTGCTCCGTCCAGGAAGCCCACGACATGGCCCTGGTGGCGCACCTCGCCGCCATCGAGTCCAGCGTGCCCTTCCTGCACTTCTTCGACGGCTTCCGCACCTCCCACGAAGTGCAGAAGATCGAAGTGCTGCCCGTCGAGGAGATCGGCAAGATGGTGAACCAGGAGAAGGTCGCCGAGTTCCGCGCCCGCTCCATGAACCCCGAGCACCCCCAGGTTCGCGGCACCGCCCAGAACCCCGACATCTACTTCCAGGGCCGTGAAGCCGCCAACAAGTACTACGAGGCCGTGCCCGGCATCGTGAAGCAGGTCATGAAGAAGGTCTCCGCCGCCACCGGCCGGAGCTACGGCCTGTTCGAGTACTATGGCGCCCCCGACGCCGACCGCGTCGTCGTGGCCATGGGCTCCTCCTGCGAGGCCATCAAGGAAGTGATCGACGCCTGCAAGGGCGAGAAGATCGGCCTGGTCACCGTGCGCCTGTACCGCCCCTGGAACGCCGAGGCCTTCCTGGAAGTGCTGCCCAAGAGCGCCAAGACCATCACCGTGCTCGACCGCACCAAGGAGCCCGGCTCTCTGTACGAGCCCCTCTACCTCGACGTCTCCACCACCCTGCGCGACGCCGGCAACGACGCCCTGCTGCTGGGCGGCCGCTACGGCCTGGGCTCCAAGGAGTTCACCCCGGCCATGATCAAGGCCGTGTTCGACAACATGGCCGCCGGCAAAAAGAAGCGCTTCACCGTCGGCATCAACGACGACGTGAGCCGCATCTCCCTGGACGTGCCCGCCTTCGCCGACACCACCCCCGCCGGCACCGTGCAGTGCAAGTTCTGGGGCCTGGGCTCCGACGGCACCGTCGGCGCGAACAAGGAAGCCATCAAGATCATCGGTGACAACACCGACATGTACGCCCAGGGCTACTTCTCCTATGACTCCAAGAAGTCCGGCGGCATCACCGTGTCCCACCTGCGCTTCGGCTCCTCGCCGATCCGTTCAACCTACCTGGTGAACGCGGCCGACTACGTGGCCGTGCACAAGGCCAACTACGTCCAGCTCTACGACGTGCTCGAGGGCATCAAGGAAGGCGGCACCTTCGTGCTGAACTCCAACTGGACCCTGGCCGACATGGAAGCCCAGCTGCCCGCCGCCTTCAAGCGCGCCGTGGTGGCCAAGAAGCTGAAGTTCTACAACATCGACGCGGTCAAGATCGCGCAGTCCGTGGGCCTGGGCGGCCGCATCAACATGATCATGCAGACCGCCTTCTTCAAGCTCTCGGGCGTGCTGCCCTTCGAGAAGGCCGTGGAGCTGCTCAAGAAGTCCATCCAGAAGGCCTACGGCCGCAAGGGCGAGAAGATCGTCCAGATGAACATCGACGCCGTGGACCAGTGCGTGGCCAACCTGGAGGAAGTGAAGTACCCCGCCTCCTGGGCTGACGCCGCCGACGCCGCCAAGAGCGCCGAGACCGCTCCCGACTACATCACCAAGGTCGCCCGCCCCGTGCTGGCCCAGAAGGGCGACGCCCTGCCCGTCTCCCTGTTCGACCCCGCGGGCGTGACCCCGGTCGGCACCTCCCGCTTCGAGAAGCGCGGCGTCGCCATCAACGTGCCCGTGTGGATCAAGGAAAACTGCATCCAGTGCAACCAGTGCGCCTTCGTCTGCCCCCACTCCGCCATCGTCTCCGCCCTGGTGAACGATGAGGAGAAGATGCGCGCCCCCGCCACCTTCGAGACCCTGCCCGCCACCGGCAAGGAGCTCAAGGGCCTGGGCTTCCGCATCCAGATCAACACCCTGGACTGCTACGGCTGCGGCAACTGCGCGGACATCTGCCCCTCCAAGAAGAAGGCCCTGGAGATGGTCGCCATCGAGACCCAGACCGCCGCTGAAGTGCCCAACTTCCAGTTCTGCGAGACCCTGGCTCCCAAGGACGACCTGATGAGCCGCTCCTCCGTGAAGGGCTCCCAGTTCCAGACCCCGCTGATGGAGTTCTCAGGCGCCTGCTCCGGCTGCGGCGAGACCCCCTACGTGCGCGTGCTGACCCAGATGTTCGGCGAGCGCATGATCATCGCCAACGCCACGGGCTGCTCCTCCATCTGGGCCGGCTCCGCCCCCACCACCCCCTACTGCGCCAACAAGAACGGCCACGGTCCCGCCTGGGGCAACTCCCTGTTCGAGGACTGCGCCGAGTTCGGCTTCGGCATCGGCTTCGCCGTGGCCCAGCGCCGCGAGCTGCTCAAGAGCAACATCGTCGCCGCCCTGGCCGAGCCCCTGTCCGACGACCTGAAGGTCGCCTTCACCGGCTGGCTGGACGGCTACATGGACGCCGACAAGTCCGCCCTGTTCGCCAAGCAGATCAAGTGCCTGCTGGCCTCCTGCTCCGACAAGTCCGCCGCTCTGAAGGCCATCGAGGCTGACGCCGACATGCTGGTCAAGAAGTCCGTGTGGTGCTTCGGCGGCGACGGCTGGGCCTACGACATCGGCTTCGGCGGCCTGGACCACGTCATCGCCTCCGGCGAGGACGTCAACATCCTGGTGATGGATACCGAAGTGTACTCCAACACCGGCGGCCAGGCCTCCAAGGCCACCCCCACGGGCGCCATCGCCAAGTTCGCCGCCGCCGGCAAGCGGACCCGCAAGAAGGACCTTGCCCGCATCGCCATGACCTACGGCAACGTCTACGTGGCCTCCGTGTCCATGGGCTACAACAAGCAGCAGCTGATGAAGGCCTTCGCCGAAGCCGAAGCCTACGCCGGCCCCTCCATCATCATCGCCTACGCCCCCTGCATCAACCAGGGCATCAAGCGCGGCATGGGCAAGACCCAGGAAGAAGAGCGCCTGGCCACCGCCTCCGGCTACTGGCCCATCTTCCGCTACAACCCCATGCTGAAGGCCGAGGGCAAGAACCCCCTGACCATCGACTCCAAGACCCCCGACGGCACCGTCGCGGACTTCATCATGGGCGAGAACCGCTTCGCCGCCCTGGACAAGATGATCCCCGACACCGCCAAGCAGCTGCGCGCCACCCTTGAAAGCGACGTGATCGACCGCTGGGTCCAGCTCTGCTCCCTGGCTGGCGTCGACTCCGGCATCGAGGCCGCCAAGGCTGCCGACGCCGCCGCCGTGGCCACCGGCTTCGAAGGCTGCACCCTGAGCTCCACCGCCGAGCATACCGGCGGCGACGGTGAGCCCTGCGACGACGGCCGCGCTGGCAAATAA
- a CDS encoding phosphotransacetylase family protein, producing MPGLYIGSTVPFSGKNTLCLGLGLKFRAEGLSVGYFKPVGAQAARIGDAWGDLDAHTISQALGQDIPPELATPVLVTQDFMHKAFAQGPGIDRTGPIVEAYKKISKGKDITLIGGSGGFSHSGLYAGVDGPTVAKALDAPVLIVDRCTHEMHYDSLLSIKETLGDKLLGCVLSDVPGHYMEELNAVLIPFLASRGIKVLGLIPHDRLLGAITVNALAERLGGKLISSAHRGDVVAESFLIGTMQVENFLTHFRKYPKAAVILGGDRSDLQLVAIEGRCACLILTGNLYPNDIILSRAENAEVPIMVVRDDTYSVARRMESLLARHKLRDPHKFQQAAQLVASNLDVAAIKQGLGL from the coding sequence ATGCCCGGCCTGTACATCGGTTCCACCGTCCCCTTTTCAGGGAAGAACACCCTCTGCCTCGGACTTGGCCTCAAGTTCCGCGCCGAGGGGTTGAGCGTCGGCTACTTCAAGCCCGTGGGGGCGCAGGCCGCCAGGATCGGCGACGCCTGGGGCGACCTTGACGCCCACACCATCAGCCAGGCCCTCGGGCAGGACATCCCGCCCGAACTTGCCACCCCGGTGCTCGTCACCCAGGACTTCATGCACAAGGCCTTCGCCCAGGGCCCGGGCATCGACCGCACCGGCCCCATCGTGGAGGCCTACAAGAAGATCTCCAAGGGCAAGGACATCACCCTCATCGGGGGATCGGGCGGGTTCTCGCACTCCGGGCTCTACGCCGGGGTCGACGGCCCCACCGTGGCCAAGGCCCTGGATGCGCCCGTGCTCATCGTGGACCGCTGCACCCACGAGATGCACTACGACAGCCTGCTCTCCATCAAGGAGACCCTGGGCGACAAGTTGCTCGGCTGCGTGCTCTCGGACGTCCCCGGCCACTACATGGAGGAGCTCAACGCCGTGCTCATCCCCTTCCTGGCCTCGCGGGGCATCAAGGTGCTGGGGCTCATCCCGCACGACAGGCTGCTCGGCGCCATCACGGTCAACGCGCTGGCCGAGCGCCTGGGCGGCAAGCTCATCTCCAGCGCCCACAGGGGCGACGTGGTGGCCGAGAGCTTCCTCATCGGCACCATGCAGGTGGAGAATTTCCTGACGCATTTCCGCAAGTACCCCAAAGCGGCCGTCATCCTGGGCGGCGACCGCTCGGACCTGCAGCTGGTGGCCATCGAAGGCCGCTGCGCCTGCCTGATCCTCACCGGCAACCTCTACCCCAACGACATCATCCTCTCGCGCGCCGAAAACGCGGAGGTGCCCATCATGGTGGTCCGGGACGATACATATTCCGTGGCCCGCAGAATGGAGTCCCTGCTCGCCAGGCACAAGCTGCGCGACCCCCACAAATTCCAACAAGCCGCCCAGCTTGTGGCCTCCAACCTCGACGTTGCGGCCATCAAGCAGGGTCTTGGACTCTAA
- a CDS encoding acetate--CoA ligase family protein has product MHLDALFSPKTVAVIGASRSPGKIGHTIFKNMIEAGFKGELFPVNPKPGTILGHTIVTDISKLPPSLDLAVLAVPRDAVPGVLKSLIPHRLRAAVVVSAGYRESGREGWKIEAEVARICHDNDIALIGPNCLGVLSTADGLNASFAPGFPKRGDIAFFSQSGALCSAIMDWAIGESVGFSKFVSLGNKAVVDETHMLYSLSQDPDTKVVLGYIENIEHGEAFLRMARKITREKPVIVLKGGTTAAGAKAASSHTGSMVGSEHAYEAAFRQTGILRARTISEMFDLAQAFSTQPLPAGPRLAIVTNAGGPAILAADATEKSHLAMAQLSAGTVEALKKSLPTTAGIYNPVDLLADADDSRLRKSVAALLADPLVDSLLVLIAPTAFTDAAKMAKAVVKAADGTLKPVMCCFMGKSRMEEGVAILKEAKIPCYTFPEQAVRSLEAMYRYGLRKSRPSPVMASVEGRKDIVRRVIKDVRAQGMTEIPEELAQEVLRAYDLPAADAILARTSDEALAAAAKIGYPVVCKVASPQITHKADAGGVATGVSTPEELRSAFLDITGHVKITRPDAHVSGCMVQAQAPDNMVEVTIGFRRDDNFGPLLRFGLSGIYTDVLGDVSYRLAPVSMHDARQLIREIDSYMLLKGVRGQAPVDIEALEDIVIRVSQMALDFPEIYEAELGPVLVNNERAIIADARLMLLPQ; this is encoded by the coding sequence ATGCACCTTGACGCGCTTTTCAGCCCGAAAACCGTGGCCGTCATCGGCGCATCCAGGTCTCCCGGGAAGATTGGCCACACCATCTTCAAGAACATGATCGAGGCCGGCTTCAAGGGGGAGCTCTTCCCCGTCAATCCCAAGCCCGGCACCATCCTGGGCCACACCATCGTCACCGACATCTCCAAGCTGCCCCCCTCGCTGGACCTGGCCGTGCTGGCCGTGCCGCGCGACGCCGTGCCCGGCGTGCTCAAGTCCCTGATCCCGCACAGGCTGCGGGCCGCCGTGGTCGTCTCCGCCGGATACCGCGAATCCGGGCGCGAGGGCTGGAAGATCGAGGCCGAAGTGGCCCGCATATGCCACGACAACGACATCGCCCTCATCGGCCCCAACTGCCTGGGCGTGCTCTCCACCGCGGACGGGCTCAACGCCTCCTTCGCCCCCGGCTTCCCCAAGCGCGGGGACATCGCGTTCTTCTCGCAGTCCGGGGCGCTGTGCTCCGCCATCATGGACTGGGCCATCGGCGAATCCGTGGGTTTCTCCAAGTTCGTGAGCCTGGGCAACAAGGCCGTGGTGGACGAAACCCACATGCTCTACTCCCTCTCGCAGGACCCGGACACCAAGGTCGTCCTGGGCTACATCGAGAACATCGAGCACGGCGAGGCATTCCTGCGCATGGCCCGCAAGATCACGCGGGAGAAGCCCGTGATCGTGCTCAAGGGAGGCACCACCGCAGCCGGGGCCAAGGCCGCGTCCTCGCACACCGGGTCCATGGTGGGCTCCGAGCACGCCTACGAGGCGGCCTTCCGCCAGACCGGCATCCTGCGCGCCCGGACCATCTCCGAAATGTTCGACCTGGCTCAGGCCTTCTCCACACAGCCCCTGCCCGCCGGGCCGAGGCTGGCCATCGTCACCAACGCGGGCGGCCCCGCCATCCTGGCCGCCGACGCCACGGAGAAGTCCCACCTGGCCATGGCCCAGCTTTCCGCGGGCACCGTGGAGGCGCTCAAGAAGAGCCTGCCCACCACGGCGGGCATCTACAACCCCGTGGACCTCCTGGCCGACGCCGACGACTCCCGTCTGCGCAAGAGCGTCGCCGCCCTGCTGGCCGACCCCCTGGTGGACTCGCTGCTGGTGCTCATCGCGCCCACTGCCTTCACAGACGCCGCCAAGATGGCCAAGGCCGTGGTCAAGGCCGCCGACGGCACCCTCAAGCCCGTGATGTGCTGCTTCATGGGCAAGTCCCGCATGGAGGAGGGGGTGGCCATCCTCAAGGAGGCCAAGATCCCCTGCTACACCTTCCCGGAGCAGGCCGTGCGCAGCCTGGAGGCCATGTACCGCTACGGCCTGCGCAAGAGCCGCCCCTCCCCGGTGATGGCCAGCGTGGAAGGCCGCAAGGACATCGTCCGCCGCGTCATCAAGGACGTGCGCGCCCAGGGCATGACCGAGATCCCCGAGGAACTGGCCCAGGAAGTGCTCAGGGCCTACGACCTCCCCGCCGCCGACGCCATCCTGGCCAGAACTTCCGACGAGGCCCTGGCCGCGGCCGCGAAGATCGGCTATCCTGTGGTGTGCAAGGTGGCCTCGCCCCAGATAACCCACAAGGCCGACGCCGGGGGCGTCGCCACGGGCGTCTCCACCCCGGAGGAGCTGCGCTCGGCCTTCCTGGACATCACCGGGCACGTGAAGATCACCCGGCCCGACGCCCACGTGAGCGGCTGCATGGTGCAGGCCCAGGCCCCCGACAACATGGTCGAGGTGACCATCGGCTTCAGGCGCGACGACAATTTCGGCCCCCTGCTGCGCTTCGGCCTCTCCGGCATCTACACCGACGTGCTGGGGGACGTGAGCTACCGCCTCGCCCCCGTCTCCATGCACGACGCCCGGCAGCTCATCCGCGAGATCGACTCCTACATGCTGCTCAAGGGCGTGCGCGGGCAGGCCCCTGTCGACATCGAGGCCCTGGAGGACATCGTGATCCGCGTCTCCCAGATGGCCCTGGATTTTCCCGAGATCTACGAGGCCGAACTCGGCCCGGTGCTGGTCAACAACGAGCGCGCGATCATCGCTGACGCGCGGCTCATGCTTCTGCCACAATAG